The Pirellulimonas nuda genome includes a region encoding these proteins:
- the miaB gene encoding tRNA (N6-isopentenyl adenosine(37)-C2)-methylthiotransferase MiaB, with protein MKKLYIETVGCQMNMLDSELVVASLRKEGYELTSQTADADAILFNTCSVREHAEEKIYSALGRLKDAKRDKPERVIGVIGCMAQNHQGSVFKRAPYVDLVVGPGQLHQIPALIRDIEASGGQRIEVSLGRKDGAREDIERSHESFDPLRDPTMRPTPFQAFVRIQIGCDKFCTYCIVPSVRGPEQSRPPADILAEARQLVGEGCREVTLLGQTVNSYRYRQGETTYRFSDLLHDLHAIDGLDRIKFVTNYPKDMTDDVLAAVRDLPKVSKYLHVPVQSGSDAVLKRMKRGYTVAEYREMLQRAYEWVPGVAVTSDFIVGFCGETDEDFQLTYELVRESRFKNSFIFKYSERPGTRGASLYADDVPDEVKRRRNNELLALQNQISEEDNHRMLGQSVQVLVEGPSRASVKHEAAGPSLQLTGRTLCDRIVVFEGNPRQTGQLLDVAIYDANSHTLFGTVETDHVVGELVQLSGSGV; from the coding sequence ATGAAGAAACTCTACATCGAAACCGTCGGCTGCCAGATGAACATGCTGGACAGCGAGCTGGTGGTCGCCAGCCTCCGCAAGGAGGGTTACGAGCTGACCAGCCAGACCGCCGACGCCGACGCCATCCTGTTCAACACGTGCAGCGTCCGCGAGCACGCCGAGGAGAAGATCTACAGCGCGCTCGGTCGACTCAAAGACGCCAAACGTGACAAGCCCGAGCGGGTGATCGGCGTGATCGGCTGCATGGCGCAGAACCACCAGGGGAGCGTCTTCAAGCGGGCGCCGTACGTCGACCTGGTTGTCGGCCCCGGGCAGTTGCACCAGATCCCTGCGCTGATCCGCGACATCGAGGCCAGCGGCGGGCAAAGAATCGAAGTGAGCCTCGGCCGCAAGGACGGCGCGCGCGAGGACATCGAGCGCAGCCACGAGAGCTTCGACCCGCTGCGCGACCCCACGATGCGCCCGACGCCGTTCCAGGCGTTTGTGCGGATCCAGATCGGCTGCGACAAGTTCTGCACCTACTGCATCGTCCCCAGTGTCAGGGGCCCCGAGCAAAGCCGGCCGCCGGCAGACATCCTGGCCGAGGCCCGGCAGCTTGTCGGCGAGGGGTGCCGCGAGGTGACGCTGCTGGGGCAGACCGTCAACAGCTACCGCTACCGCCAGGGCGAAACGACCTACCGCTTTAGCGACCTGCTGCACGACCTGCACGCCATCGACGGGCTCGACCGCATCAAGTTCGTCACCAACTACCCCAAGGACATGACGGACGACGTGCTGGCCGCCGTGCGCGACCTGCCCAAGGTCTCCAAGTACCTGCACGTCCCCGTGCAGTCCGGCAGCGACGCGGTGCTCAAGCGGATGAAGCGCGGCTACACCGTGGCCGAGTACCGCGAGATGCTGCAGCGCGCCTACGAGTGGGTGCCGGGCGTCGCGGTCACCAGCGATTTTATCGTGGGCTTCTGCGGCGAGACGGACGAGGACTTCCAGCTCACCTACGAGCTGGTGCGCGAGTCCCGCTTCAAGAACAGCTTCATCTTCAAGTACAGCGAGCGGCCCGGCACCCGCGGGGCTTCGTTGTATGCGGACGACGTGCCGGACGAGGTCAAGCGTCGGCGGAACAACGAGCTGCTGGCCCTGCAGAACCAGATCAGCGAAGAGGACAACCACCGCATGCTGGGCCAAAGCGTGCAGGTGCTGGTCGAGGGCCCCAGCCGCGCGAGCGTCAAGCACGAGGCCGCTGGGCCATCGCTCCAACTCACCGGCCGCACGCTGTGCGACCGGATCGTGGTTTTCGAGGGCAACCCGCGTCAAACAGGGCAACTGCTCGACGTAGCCATCTACGACGCCAACAGCCACACCTTGTTCGGCACGGTCGAGACAGACCACGTGGTGGGCGAGCTGGTGCAGCTCAGCGGCAGCGGGGTGTAG
- the fmt gene encoding methionyl-tRNA formyltransferase produces MKLVVIAAGPFAVPMLRALHASSHEIAHVVCRPHRGRRSDPPLPVAACAEELGLPLWRPETINASDALECLAGLGADLLVVCDYGEILKPGVLEAARLGGVNLHGSLLPRYRGAAPVQHAVWNGDAEAGVAVITMTRGLDSGPIHGVARLAVDPDETAGELEARIAQLGAPLMVEMVDRLEAGTATPVAQDKSLATKAPRLSKEDGQIDWSRTALRVKNQVRAMQPWPRTYATWRAAGGDPVRLNIDRVSLVAEASGAPGEVLEAGDRLVVACGQGGVSLESVQAPGKRRLTAAEFLRGASLRAGDRFEVPSDPLETRQ; encoded by the coding sequence ATGAAACTAGTCGTCATCGCCGCCGGGCCGTTTGCTGTGCCGATGCTGCGCGCTCTCCACGCCAGCAGCCACGAGATTGCGCATGTTGTTTGCCGCCCGCACCGTGGTCGGCGGAGCGACCCGCCGCTGCCGGTGGCGGCGTGCGCCGAGGAGCTGGGTCTGCCGCTGTGGCGGCCCGAGACGATCAACGCGTCGGACGCCTTGGAGTGTTTGGCGGGGCTCGGAGCCGACCTGCTGGTGGTGTGCGACTACGGCGAGATCCTTAAGCCCGGCGTGCTCGAAGCCGCCCGGCTCGGCGGGGTGAACCTGCACGGGTCGTTGCTCCCCCGCTACCGCGGCGCCGCGCCGGTGCAGCACGCCGTGTGGAACGGCGACGCCGAGGCCGGTGTCGCGGTGATCACCATGACGCGCGGGCTCGACTCGGGGCCGATCCACGGCGTGGCGCGTTTGGCGGTCGACCCGGACGAAACCGCCGGCGAGCTGGAGGCCCGTATCGCGCAGCTAGGCGCCCCGCTGATGGTTGAGATGGTCGACCGCCTGGAGGCCGGCACGGCGACGCCGGTCGCCCAAGACAAGTCGCTGGCGACCAAGGCGCCGCGTCTGAGCAAAGAAGACGGCCAGATCGACTGGTCCCGCACGGCCCTGCGGGTCAAGAACCAGGTCCGCGCCATGCAGCCCTGGCCCCGGACGTACGCGACGTGGCGTGCGGCCGGCGGCGATCCGGTGCGGCTGAACATCGACCGGGTGAGCCTGGTCGCAGAAGCCTCTGGGGCGCCGGGCGAGGTGCTCGAGGCGGGCGATCGGCTGGTGGTGGCGTGCGGCCAGGGAGGAGTAAGCCTCGAATCGGTGCAGGCGCCCGGCAAGCGGAGGCTCACCGCGGCAGAGTTCCTGCGGGGCGCGTCGCTGCGGGCAGGCGACCGATTCGAGGTCCCCAGCGACCCTCTCGAAACCCGCCAATAG
- the def gene encoding peptide deformylase — MALKVIHYPHPTLRHVSRPLMRVDAELRAMVDEMLELMYEHEGIGLAANQVDLPYRLFVTNPTGDPDSPESERVFLNPVIVRGAGTAEGSEGCLSLPGLYGPVVRKTSIRVQAYDLAGNEIDEELTGLAARVFQHETDHLDGTLFIDRVPPSHKASLRDELEEFEIDFSSKQESGDVPSDKSIADRIAELERLRT; from the coding sequence TTGGCGCTGAAGGTAATCCACTACCCGCATCCTACCCTCCGGCACGTCTCTCGGCCGCTGATGCGGGTCGATGCAGAGTTGAGGGCGATGGTCGACGAGATGCTCGAGCTGATGTACGAGCACGAGGGGATCGGGCTGGCGGCCAACCAAGTCGACCTCCCCTACCGGCTGTTCGTGACCAACCCGACGGGCGACCCGGATTCGCCGGAGTCGGAGCGGGTGTTCCTGAACCCGGTGATCGTCCGCGGCGCCGGCACGGCCGAGGGGAGCGAGGGGTGCCTCAGCCTGCCCGGGCTGTACGGACCGGTCGTCCGCAAGACCTCGATCCGCGTGCAGGCCTACGACCTGGCGGGGAACGAGATCGATGAAGAACTCACCGGCCTGGCGGCCCGCGTGTTCCAGCACGAGACGGACCACCTAGACGGCACGCTGTTCATCGACCGCGTGCCCCCGTCGCACAAGGCGTCGCTGCGCGACGAGCTAGAGGAGTTCGAGATCGACTTCTCCAGCAAGCAAGAAAGCGGCGATGTGCCGAGCGACAAGTCGATCGCCGATCGCATCGCCGAGCTCGAGCGGCTGCGGACGTGA
- the pxpB gene encoding 5-oxoprolinase subunit PxpB, which translates to MTTPHPHPRYCLSPLGDAAILLESTTQHPDQAAQEVARLSETLRANPLPGVTDVVCAYQALAVHYAPLRVLEAAGGEGGRPAAIVAQWVNSNAAKPPSLVATPRQVSIPVCYAEEFAPDLAAVAQHAGVSPHEVIARHTQATYPVRAIGFSPGFPYLAGLCPSLHTPRRTTPRTRVPAGSVAIGGAQTGVYPQDSPGGWNLIGRTPLRLFSPAAEPPSLLAVGDVVRFEPIDRARFDELASARESAPLVVEAEGEPTLKVLRPGLQTTVQDLGRSGCQALGVTPGGAMDPVALRLANLLVGNPESAAAIECVLTGPKLRALRETVVAVVGAQADGVPLGRPIPLRTGDVLDLGRLTSGARAYLAIRGGVAAPVVLGGRGTDLRGGFGGSGGRAIGEGDVIHALPATAQPPQAGRWFASAADLAPNSPEGRIRLLRGPQAHWFAPQAWKGLLTRPFTLSPHSDRMGLRLTGPELACKRRQEMTSQPVALGAVQVPPDGQPIVLAADRQTIGGYPVMAVVATVDLPSLAQLRPGEAVRFTEIGPEEAEALLQESEHQFERLRLGIAQHA; encoded by the coding sequence GTGACCACCCCACACCCCCACCCCCGCTACTGCCTCTCCCCGCTGGGCGACGCGGCAATCCTGCTGGAATCGACCACGCAGCACCCAGACCAAGCGGCCCAAGAGGTCGCCCGGCTGTCAGAAACGCTGCGGGCAAACCCGCTCCCCGGGGTGACGGACGTGGTTTGCGCCTATCAGGCGCTCGCGGTGCACTACGCGCCGCTGCGGGTACTGGAAGCGGCCGGCGGCGAAGGGGGGCGCCCCGCGGCGATTGTGGCGCAGTGGGTCAACTCCAACGCAGCCAAGCCCCCTAGCCTCGTGGCTACACCGCGGCAGGTCTCCATCCCCGTCTGCTACGCAGAAGAGTTCGCGCCCGACCTCGCGGCGGTCGCCCAGCACGCGGGGGTCTCCCCCCACGAGGTCATCGCCCGCCACACGCAGGCAACCTACCCGGTGCGGGCCATCGGCTTCTCGCCGGGCTTCCCCTACCTGGCCGGCCTGTGCCCCTCGCTCCACACGCCCCGCCGCACGACGCCCCGCACACGCGTGCCGGCCGGCAGCGTGGCGATCGGCGGCGCCCAGACCGGCGTCTACCCGCAAGACTCGCCCGGCGGCTGGAACCTGATCGGCCGCACGCCGCTGCGGCTGTTCTCGCCCGCGGCCGAGCCGCCGTCGCTGCTGGCCGTGGGCGACGTCGTGCGTTTCGAGCCGATCGACCGCGCGCGGTTCGATGAGCTGGCGAGCGCCCGGGAGTCTGCGCCGTTGGTTGTGGAGGCGGAGGGCGAACCCACGCTCAAAGTCCTCCGGCCCGGCCTGCAAACCACCGTGCAAGACCTCGGCCGCTCCGGTTGTCAGGCGCTCGGCGTCACGCCCGGCGGGGCGATGGACCCGGTAGCGCTGCGGCTCGCCAACCTGCTGGTGGGCAACCCCGAGTCCGCGGCCGCGATCGAGTGCGTGCTCACCGGGCCGAAGCTGCGGGCGCTGCGCGAGACTGTGGTCGCCGTCGTCGGCGCCCAGGCGGACGGCGTCCCCCTCGGCAGGCCGATCCCTCTGCGGACCGGCGACGTGCTCGACCTCGGTCGTTTGACCTCCGGGGCGCGGGCGTACCTGGCCATCCGTGGCGGCGTCGCGGCGCCGGTGGTGCTCGGGGGCCGCGGGACCGACCTGCGTGGCGGCTTCGGCGGCAGCGGGGGGCGGGCGATCGGCGAAGGAGACGTCATCCACGCGCTCCCCGCTACGGCCCAACCCCCTCAGGCAGGCCGGTGGTTCGCCTCGGCGGCCGACCTCGCCCCCAACAGCCCCGAGGGCCGCATCCGCCTGCTCCGCGGCCCGCAGGCCCACTGGTTCGCCCCGCAGGCATGGAAGGGGCTGCTGACGCGGCCCTTCACGCTCAGTCCCCACTCCGACCGCATGGGGCTGCGGCTGACGGGGCCGGAGCTAGCGTGCAAGAGGCGGCAAGAGATGACCTCGCAACCGGTCGCCCTGGGCGCCGTCCAGGTCCCCCCAGACGGCCAGCCGATCGTGCTCGCCGCCGACCGACAGACGATCGGCGGCTACCCGGTGATGGCGGTAGTGGCGACGGTCGACCTGCCGAGCCTTGCCCAGTTGCGCCCGGGAGAAGCAGTAAGATTCACCGAGATCGGGCCCGAAGAAGCCGAGGCGTTGCTGCAAGAATCCGAACATCAGTTCGAACGGCTCCGCTTAGGGATCGCCCAACATGCCTGA
- a CDS encoding 5-oxoprolinase subunit PxpA, which produces MPDAHPPLAIDLNADVGEGEADDARLIPLLSSASIACGGHAGDPASMRLALERCAAAGVSVGAHPGYEDRAHFGRRPLDLAPAEVEALVARQLNAFLEAADGAGVAPRHVKPHGALYNQAMRDPALAEAIVRAVAASGRPLSLFGLPGSTLQAAAAEAGLPFVREAFADRAYLADGTLAPRSTPGAVLTDPEQAVAQAQQIIAQNRADSICIHSDTPGAVKLAQRLRQAFRGPLDPPRGSR; this is translated from the coding sequence ATGCCTGACGCACACCCGCCACTCGCGATCGACCTGAACGCCGACGTCGGCGAAGGGGAAGCAGACGACGCCCGCCTGATCCCGCTGCTCAGCTCCGCCAGCATCGCCTGCGGCGGCCACGCCGGCGACCCGGCCAGCATGCGACTAGCGCTAGAGCGCTGCGCCGCGGCGGGCGTCTCGGTCGGCGCCCACCCCGGCTACGAAGACCGCGCGCACTTCGGCCGCCGGCCCCTCGACCTGGCGCCGGCCGAGGTCGAAGCGCTGGTCGCCCGGCAGCTCAACGCCTTCCTCGAAGCAGCCGACGGGGCGGGCGTCGCCCCCCGTCACGTCAAGCCGCACGGCGCCCTCTACAACCAAGCGATGCGCGACCCCGCGCTCGCCGAGGCGATCGTCCGCGCCGTCGCCGCGTCGGGCCGGCCGCTGAGCCTCTTCGGCCTGCCCGGCAGCACCCTGCAGGCCGCCGCCGCCGAGGCGGGGCTGCCGTTCGTCCGCGAGGCCTTCGCAGACCGCGCGTACCTCGCCGACGGAACCCTCGCGCCGCGCAGCACGCCCGGCGCGGTGCTCACCGACCCCGAGCAAGCCGTGGCGCAGGCGCAGCAAATCATCGCCCAAAACCGCGCCGATTCCATCTGCATCCACAGCGACACCCCGGGCGCGGTGAAGCTGGCCCAGCGGCTGCGGCAAGCGTTCCGCGGACCCCTCGACCCCCCCCGAGGCAGCCGCTGA
- a CDS encoding tyrosine-type recombinase/integrase, which translates to MDDKIRVYVVDKGRRFLYMRYRCPLTGKEESRSTGTDKPKQAAKEAAKWEGELQAGRYERTARMPWDELREQYETQLMPTVTPATLRNYASTLNAFEQLCRPRRVADLTTARISAFAAELRKERTREIKGKADEKPTVQKYRLTEASVGRHLRQLKAVARWANRQGILPKVPSFDMPKKGVAAKMKGRPITGEEFDRLIAAVPGVVGAKAAESWKLLLRGLWTSGLRLGEALALRWDHQPGGVSVRLDGKQSVLVFDAGSQKSGKVQLVALAPEAVQLLAPLRKETGFVFNVQRVRGEGVMARHPLKIGKMIVALGKAAGVVTDPEKGKTASAHDLRRSFGFRWSRRVMPATLKELMRHASVETTLTFYVGQNAAATAAELWTALGDTSVDTSCSPEQNPPEQRRRKTLKQGLSEHARLDSNQRPAD; encoded by the coding sequence ATGGACGACAAGATTCGCGTCTACGTGGTCGACAAGGGCAGGCGATTCCTCTACATGCGCTACCGCTGCCCGCTGACCGGCAAAGAAGAGTCTCGCAGCACCGGCACCGACAAGCCGAAGCAAGCCGCCAAGGAAGCCGCCAAGTGGGAGGGCGAGCTACAGGCCGGAAGGTACGAGCGAACCGCTAGGATGCCGTGGGACGAGCTGCGTGAGCAGTACGAGACGCAATTGATGCCGACCGTCACTCCGGCGACGCTGAGAAACTACGCGTCGACCTTGAACGCGTTTGAGCAGCTTTGCCGACCCCGGCGCGTGGCGGACCTGACGACGGCGCGGATCTCGGCGTTTGCCGCTGAGCTGCGGAAGGAACGGACGCGGGAGATCAAGGGCAAGGCCGACGAGAAGCCGACCGTCCAGAAGTACCGGTTGACGGAGGCCAGCGTCGGACGTCACCTGCGCCAGCTCAAGGCCGTGGCGCGGTGGGCGAACCGCCAAGGGATTCTGCCCAAGGTTCCATCGTTCGATATGCCGAAGAAGGGCGTCGCCGCGAAGATGAAGGGGCGACCGATCACCGGCGAAGAGTTCGACCGGCTGATCGCTGCTGTCCCTGGCGTCGTGGGCGCCAAGGCGGCCGAGTCGTGGAAGCTGCTTCTACGCGGCCTGTGGACGTCTGGCTTGCGTCTAGGCGAGGCCCTGGCGTTGCGGTGGGACCATCAGCCCGGTGGCGTTAGCGTGCGTCTAGACGGCAAGCAGAGCGTTCTCGTGTTCGATGCCGGCTCACAGAAGTCGGGCAAGGTGCAGCTTGTGGCATTGGCGCCCGAGGCCGTCCAGCTCTTGGCGCCGCTGCGGAAGGAAACTGGGTTCGTGTTCAACGTTCAGCGGGTTCGGGGCGAAGGGGTGATGGCGAGGCACCCGCTCAAGATCGGGAAGATGATCGTCGCCCTAGGCAAGGCCGCGGGGGTGGTCACGGACCCGGAGAAAGGGAAGACGGCATCAGCTCACGACCTGCGCCGATCGTTTGGCTTCCGGTGGTCGCGGCGGGTGATGCCGGCGACTTTGAAGGAGCTAATGCGGCACGCGTCCGTAGAAACGACGTTGACGTTCTACGTCGGACAGAACGCAGCGGCGACCGCGGCCGAGCTTTGGACCGCTTTGGGGGACACTTCGGTGGACACTAGCTGTTCACCTGAACAGAACCCGCCGGAGCAGCGTCGCCGAAAGACTCTAAAACAAGGCCTTTCTGAGCACGCCCGGTTGGACTCGAACCAACGACCTGCGGATTAG
- a CDS encoding phage tail tape measure protein, with amino-acid sequence MASAGALRAGKAVIEMSLLTGPVDKGLRTLQKKLRTIGSGFQTMGRVATAAGAAITAPLVAAISKASDAEETLSKFGVVFGDQAPAIRRWGDELALALGRSKYEIAGAAAGFQDLLKPMGVMPNEAADLSKKLTELSIDLASFNNMTDADVQRDLTAALTGSGEVMKKYGVIVSEAAVKQELLNTNIDPKFATEAQRAFARFAIILAGTTDAQGDALRTAGSFANQMKGLKTQISDYATEIGMNFLPAATAMIGKIRDVVKGLAKWSTENPGVVKTVGYLGAALAVAGPAAITFGAALPGIAAGLTAISAASAFLIANPLIAAFAGVAVVVAALLVDLRKLNAELGKISANTDWRNEKKRSAELNAAIGGPAEEFEKRKASIAADLDEEERILRKGLAEQKAILDKQLYQTNNLDGRLRGIGGEATRAISGNIASTEARLAKIAAFRGQLSAAQQTAAPVEQKIEGAGTWLTEKIGDAMVKGGNYLGAQLATGAELLGTTVADAHAVVADKVQAIADAVEGAQSAGAFGTSNQAAIFDTRFAGQQFGSTGDAQLRELREIKKGVRNLDKPNPLVGV; translated from the coding sequence ATGGCAAGCGCTGGAGCACTGCGGGCCGGTAAGGCCGTCATCGAGATGAGTTTGCTCACCGGGCCCGTCGACAAGGGGCTCCGCACTTTGCAGAAGAAGCTGAGAACGATCGGCTCCGGCTTCCAGACGATGGGCCGGGTGGCTACGGCCGCCGGCGCAGCGATCACCGCGCCCCTGGTCGCCGCGATCAGCAAGGCGTCCGACGCCGAGGAAACGCTGTCCAAGTTCGGCGTAGTATTTGGCGATCAGGCCCCGGCAATCCGCCGCTGGGGTGACGAGTTGGCTTTGGCCCTCGGCCGCTCGAAGTACGAGATCGCCGGCGCCGCGGCCGGCTTCCAGGATCTACTGAAGCCGATGGGCGTGATGCCCAACGAAGCGGCCGACCTGTCGAAGAAGCTCACCGAGCTGTCGATCGACCTGGCCAGCTTCAATAACATGACCGACGCGGACGTACAGCGTGACCTGACGGCGGCGCTCACGGGCTCGGGCGAGGTCATGAAAAAGTACGGCGTCATCGTCAGCGAGGCAGCCGTCAAGCAGGAGTTGCTCAATACGAACATCGACCCCAAGTTCGCCACCGAGGCTCAAAGGGCGTTCGCTCGGTTTGCCATCATCCTGGCGGGCACGACGGACGCACAAGGTGACGCGCTGCGGACGGCCGGCAGCTTCGCCAACCAGATGAAGGGGCTGAAGACGCAGATCAGCGACTACGCCACTGAGATCGGAATGAACTTCCTCCCGGCCGCTACGGCGATGATCGGCAAGATCCGCGACGTCGTGAAGGGCCTGGCGAAGTGGTCGACTGAGAACCCCGGGGTGGTCAAGACGGTCGGCTATCTCGGGGCGGCGCTTGCTGTCGCGGGTCCGGCCGCCATCACGTTCGGGGCGGCGCTTCCCGGCATCGCTGCGGGCCTGACAGCTATCTCGGCGGCCTCGGCGTTCCTGATCGCCAACCCGCTGATCGCGGCGTTCGCGGGCGTGGCTGTTGTCGTTGCCGCCCTGTTGGTCGACCTGCGCAAGCTCAACGCCGAGTTGGGGAAGATCTCCGCTAACACGGACTGGCGGAACGAGAAGAAGCGGTCTGCGGAATTAAACGCCGCGATCGGTGGGCCGGCTGAGGAGTTCGAGAAGCGTAAAGCCTCGATCGCTGCGGACCTGGACGAGGAAGAGCGGATCTTGCGTAAGGGCCTGGCCGAGCAAAAGGCTATTCTCGACAAGCAGCTCTACCAGACGAACAACCTAGACGGTCGGCTCCGCGGCATCGGTGGCGAGGCTACCAGGGCGATCAGCGGCAACATCGCCTCCACGGAAGCCCGGTTGGCCAAGATCGCTGCGTTCCGTGGCCAGTTGTCCGCGGCGCAGCAGACGGCCGCACCGGTAGAGCAGAAGATCGAGGGCGCCGGGACGTGGCTCACGGAGAAGATCGGCGACGCGATGGTCAAGGGCGGCAACTACCTCGGGGCGCAGCTCGCCACCGGGGCGGAGTTGTTGGGGACCACAGTAGCCGACGCACACGCTGTTGTTGCGGACAAGGTCCAGGCGATCGCAGACGCGGTCGAGGGGGCTCAATCCGCCGGGGCGTTCGGCACCAGCAACCAGGCCGCCATCTTCGACACGCGTTTCGCTGGCCAGCAGTTTGGCAGCACCGGCGACGCTCAGCTTCGCGAACTGCGTGAGATCAAAAAGGGCGTGCGGAACCTGGACAAGCCCAACCCGCTGGTGGGCGTGTAA
- a CDS encoding AAA family ATPase produces the protein MKASPSAEPTLPTATEAERLLIGGMLLDSESIDKALKIVGPRHFSDPAHRHAFLAILQQRSSGKPLDIGLVLREVKKSPALGEQAAAFLALAMDDTPHALDVPYYAGLVVEADRKRQLYDLAQTAAQDALNGSTSQAVLNDMLAALDDFQREPGVKRRGVEKFDLGELLKLHPRLNPAVIDGLCRQGETVNLISMSKVGKSWLGYSLALSIITGRRWLDRFDTHCGRVLLIDNELHRSTLAHRIPLVAEAMGIEPHDYQGELDVWPLRGNLKSLQQLAGELEAIEAGYYRAILFDAKYRFIEPGASENDNAAETQVYNLLDRIAEKTQSALVMIHHTSKGDQSGKRTTDVGAGAGAQSRAADCHLVLREHEEPGVVVLDAAVRSFAPIEPVTLRWEFPLWRPDALLDASKLKGRLTGGEQRQTEKDQEAMTEIASALLGGPATTRKLRDATGFSRDRMARLIGLMLKRGTIIAGETDANGNTTNEYALAPTEGVVD, from the coding sequence GTGAAAGCGTCCCCCTCGGCGGAGCCGACGTTACCCACCGCGACGGAAGCGGAGCGACTGCTGATCGGCGGCATGTTGCTCGACTCGGAATCAATCGATAAGGCGTTAAAGATTGTCGGGCCGCGCCACTTCAGCGACCCGGCACACCGCCACGCCTTTCTCGCGATCCTCCAGCAGCGCAGCTCGGGCAAGCCGCTCGACATCGGGCTGGTGCTCCGGGAGGTGAAGAAATCCCCCGCGTTGGGTGAACAGGCCGCCGCGTTCCTGGCGTTGGCGATGGACGACACGCCACACGCCCTAGACGTGCCCTATTACGCGGGGCTGGTGGTCGAGGCGGATCGCAAGCGGCAACTCTACGACCTGGCCCAGACGGCCGCCCAGGACGCCTTAAACGGCAGCACGTCTCAGGCCGTGCTCAACGACATGCTGGCCGCGTTGGACGATTTCCAGCGTGAGCCGGGAGTCAAACGCCGCGGGGTGGAGAAGTTCGACCTCGGGGAGCTGCTGAAGCTTCACCCGCGATTGAATCCAGCGGTTATCGACGGGCTCTGCCGGCAGGGCGAGACGGTCAACTTGATCAGCATGAGCAAGGTCGGCAAGTCTTGGTTGGGTTACAGCCTGGCGTTGTCGATTATCACTGGGCGTCGCTGGCTCGATCGCTTCGACACGCACTGCGGCCGCGTGTTGCTGATCGACAACGAGCTACACCGTAGCACGCTGGCCCATCGTATCCCGCTGGTGGCGGAAGCTATGGGGATCGAGCCTCACGACTATCAGGGCGAGCTAGACGTCTGGCCGCTGCGGGGCAACCTGAAGTCGCTCCAGCAATTGGCCGGCGAGCTAGAGGCGATCGAGGCCGGCTACTACCGGGCGATCCTCTTCGACGCCAAATATAGATTCATCGAGCCCGGGGCAAGTGAAAACGACAACGCGGCCGAGACCCAGGTTTATAACCTGCTTGACCGGATCGCAGAGAAGACGCAGTCCGCCCTGGTGATGATCCATCACACCAGCAAGGGCGATCAGTCCGGCAAGCGGACCACGGACGTAGGGGCCGGGGCTGGTGCCCAATCACGGGCCGCGGATTGCCACCTAGTGCTCCGTGAGCACGAAGAACCCGGCGTGGTCGTCCTAGACGCTGCCGTCCGATCCTTCGCCCCGATCGAGCCCGTCACGCTTCGGTGGGAGTTCCCGCTGTGGCGGCCCGATGCGCTCCTGGACGCCTCCAAGCTCAAGGGTCGGCTGACCGGTGGTGAACAACGCCAGACGGAGAAGGACCAGGAGGCCATGACGGAGATCGCCTCGGCCCTGCTTGGTGGTCCGGCGACTACCAGGAAGCTCCGCGACGCGACCGGGTTCAGCCGCGACCGGATGGCCCGTCTGATCGGCTTGATGCTCAAGCGAGGGACCATCATTGCCGGCGAGACGGACGCCAACGGGAACACCACTAACGAGTACGCGCTTGCCCCTACAGAGGGGGTGGTCGATTGA